The following proteins come from a genomic window of Nostoc sp. ATCC 53789:
- a CDS encoding P-aminobenzoate N-oxygenase AurF, whose protein sequence is MEKTIHRKLQINHTRNKQQDHTALMDEAVTNFRYEDCQNEYWNPEEFSLLYGTPLWEQSSEHQRIILNQLYWVAYYSQIVSAEIATIFFNQTSAAGLYAQEDFRLICDTLDLESAQERSHINAFRTIAKQVEQALFGELIFTYPMRGPFTETMVYADTNALKTWWKKIQLQYFGLISANNTFLACQYFTVRGVRTLNGKLVQHKLSNYYQKHLHPEAAPIPAKVSYYHFMDESFHFNSSTIISHDVITCLKPPTGFERLVANLGLLGCQHDHFHFSAAINGIFWYDPALYGKIYRVLRSPIFEMSDRDAKEMMRRCFTEESEGLQRSFSTHQEAMKSYQVYIEKLDYLWQRNRDMSLMATNSISRYLATQQMAFKGFEQHYTDNLQGFAAQHE, encoded by the coding sequence ATGGAAAAAACTATTCATCGCAAATTACAAATTAACCACACCCGCAACAAACAGCAAGATCATACTGCTTTAATGGATGAAGCTGTCACCAATTTTCGTTACGAAGATTGTCAAAACGAGTATTGGAACCCAGAGGAATTTTCTCTGCTATATGGTACACCTTTATGGGAACAGTCCAGCGAACATCAGCGTATAATTTTGAACCAACTTTACTGGGTAGCTTACTACTCACAAATTGTTTCTGCGGAAATTGCAACTATCTTTTTCAATCAAACCAGTGCAGCCGGACTTTACGCCCAAGAAGATTTTCGCTTAATCTGCGATACATTAGACTTGGAATCCGCCCAAGAGCGATCGCACATTAATGCCTTCCGCACAATTGCCAAACAGGTTGAACAGGCGTTGTTTGGGGAACTTATCTTTACCTACCCCATGCGCGGCCCCTTTACAGAAACGATGGTTTATGCTGACACCAATGCCCTAAAAACTTGGTGGAAAAAAATTCAACTTCAATACTTTGGGCTGATTTCTGCGAATAATACTTTTTTGGCTTGTCAGTACTTCACAGTTCGGGGAGTGCGGACGCTAAACGGCAAGTTAGTACAGCATAAACTCAGCAATTATTATCAAAAACATCTCCATCCTGAAGCTGCTCCCATTCCTGCTAAAGTCTCCTATTATCACTTCATGGATGAAAGTTTTCATTTCAATAGTTCAACAATTATATCTCACGATGTTATCACTTGCCTTAAGCCACCAACTGGTTTTGAGCGACTGGTTGCTAATTTAGGATTGCTGGGATGTCAGCACGATCATTTTCATTTTTCAGCTGCGATTAACGGGATTTTTTGGTACGATCCGGCGCTGTATGGCAAGATTTATCGGGTGCTGCGATCGCCCATTTTTGAGATGAGTGACAGGGATGCTAAAGAAATGATGCGGCGTTGCTTTACAGAAGAATCAGAAGGATTGCAGCGCAGTTTTTCAACTCATCAAGAGGCAATGAAATCTTATCAGGTGTATATTGAAAAGCTCGATTATCTTTGGCAACGTAATCGGGATATGTCGCTGATGGCGACTAATTCAATTTCTCGATATTTAGCAACTCAACAAATGGCTTTTAAAGGTTTTGAACAGCATTATACTGATAATTTACAGGGATTTGCTGCACAACATGAATAG
- a CDS encoding IS630 family transposase, whose amino-acid sequence MAGRQKTYKVQLTEEEKELLQQQANARKTGQSKGKRAKIILTTAENSDWTDAQIAQNIGCSQALVRKWRKRWCQTRSLEEAPRPGRPRIFEAIIRAKVTAFALRVAAGIACSNPTDFDLPLARWSCSDIAAHLVTLGIVVSIATSTVWRWLKSERIKPWRFHTWMHRIDDNFVAKATPVLKLYAQAKFLIKAGFWVVCVDEKTSIQARSGLHPNIGAGVKQPVHFAARYARKGATHLFAALSVADGLIYGCCRPTKTFLDFQGFLLEVLIPEAIRRGMRHIYLILDNGSTHAPKQLQAWLNQKQKEDGWNFTVEVVWLPKYASWLDQIEIWFSILQRKLLTPNDFPDLKTLQQRITDFIVRHNDSAQPIKWSYTVAQMMEKFATN is encoded by the coding sequence ATGGCTGGTCGGCAAAAAACCTACAAGGTGCAGCTAACAGAAGAGGAAAAAGAACTGTTGCAGCAGCAAGCGAATGCCCGAAAAACAGGGCAAAGCAAAGGCAAACGAGCCAAAATAATACTTACAACTGCTGAAAATTCAGATTGGACAGATGCTCAAATTGCTCAAAATATCGGCTGTTCACAAGCCCTTGTTCGGAAATGGCGCAAACGTTGGTGTCAAACTCGTAGTCTAGAAGAAGCACCCCGTCCAGGTCGTCCTCGGATATTTGAAGCAATTATACGAGCAAAAGTTACTGCGTTCGCGCTTCGCGTTGCCGCAGGCATCGCTTGCAGCAACCCAACGGATTTTGATCTTCCCTTGGCGAGGTGGAGTTGTAGCGATATTGCAGCACATCTAGTCACGCTAGGCATTGTAGTATCCATAGCGACTTCAACAGTCTGGCGATGGCTAAAATCTGAGCGGATAAAACCTTGGCGGTTTCATACTTGGATGCATCGGATTGATGATAATTTTGTTGCAAAAGCAACCCCTGTACTTAAACTGTATGCTCAGGCAAAATTTTTGATTAAAGCTGGATTCTGGGTGGTATGTGTGGATGAAAAAACTTCCATCCAAGCACGATCCGGCTTACATCCAAATATTGGGGCAGGTGTCAAACAACCAGTTCACTTTGCAGCCAGATATGCCCGAAAAGGAGCAACACATCTTTTTGCGGCTTTGAGCGTTGCTGATGGTCTGATTTATGGTTGTTGTCGCCCAACAAAAACATTCCTTGATTTTCAAGGATTTCTTTTAGAAGTATTGATACCAGAAGCCATTCGTCGGGGTATGCGCCATATTTATTTAATCCTTGACAACGGCTCTACCCATGCCCCAAAACAATTACAGGCTTGGTTGAATCAGAAGCAAAAAGAAGACGGTTGGAATTTTACGGTGGAAGTGGTCTGGCTACCAAAATATGCTTCATGGTTAGATCAAATTGAAATTTGGTTCAGCATTTTACAACGTAAATTACTGACTCCAAATGATTTTCCTGACCTCAAGACCTTACAGCAACGTATAACTGATTTCATCGTCCGTCACAATGATTCAGCCCAACCAATCAAATGGTCATATACAGTAGCCCAGATGATGGAGAAATTCGCTACGAATTAA
- a CDS encoding ferritin-like domain-containing protein: MDLKYNIVGFDLPHIDSDNRLRRILTAALPNHNNYANYPQLNYWDAEFFNLHQVKIFQQSNINEQSTILEIANRSLLEESYFIEKAGVGYMAKMVLLAETVEERMLYGLFTADEATHLHQISLFLPAMEVTNTDDPFLRLLSEVVESADKTVLLFVLQIVLEGWGLSHYRRLAKECRYPVLAELFSSFLQSESRHHATGSTLFNQITVSALSQTTIIDVLAQFLFMVQVGPQSLLAAIEQVKGHLTRSQKIQILEELDTETHSRTRLQILRSLMGGTSAQSILQNLEERGAFEPLPAHQCV; encoded by the coding sequence ATGGATTTAAAATATAACATTGTCGGTTTTGATCTACCACACATAGATTCTGATAACCGTTTGCGACGGATATTGACGGCAGCATTACCCAATCATAATAATTATGCTAATTACCCGCAATTAAATTATTGGGATGCGGAATTTTTCAATTTACATCAAGTAAAAATTTTTCAACAATCTAATATTAATGAACAATCTACTATTCTAGAAATTGCCAACCGCAGCCTGTTAGAAGAATCATATTTTATTGAGAAAGCAGGTGTTGGTTACATGGCAAAAATGGTACTGTTAGCAGAAACAGTTGAAGAACGAATGCTTTATGGATTGTTTACGGCTGATGAAGCTACCCACCTTCATCAAATTAGCCTTTTTTTACCAGCAATGGAAGTAACTAATACGGACGATCCGTTTTTGCGCTTACTATCAGAAGTGGTTGAAAGTGCGGATAAAACAGTTTTGTTGTTTGTGCTGCAAATCGTTTTAGAAGGATGGGGTTTAAGCCATTATCGACGTTTAGCGAAGGAATGCCGCTATCCAGTTTTAGCAGAACTTTTTTCCAGTTTTTTACAATCTGAATCCCGCCATCATGCTACGGGAAGCACCTTGTTTAATCAAATTACTGTTTCAGCATTGAGTCAAACAACAATTATCGATGTATTGGCACAGTTTTTATTTATGGTACAGGTGGGGCCACAAAGCTTACTCGCAGCAATCGAACAAGTGAAAGGACATCTGACGCGATCGCAAAAAATCCAAATTTTAGAAGAACTAGATACAGAAACCCACAGTAGAACGCGATTACAAATATTGCGATCGCTCATGGGGGGAACATCAGCCCAGTCTATCCTGCAAAATTTGGAAGAACGCGGAGCCTTTGAACCACTCCCCGCCCATCAATGTGTGTAA
- a CDS encoding aromatic ring-hydroxylating dioxygenase subunit alpha, which produces MPSTNPDLNFNNPTQFIEGWYWTLPSKKLKLGQVKAITLLGRNLAIYRGVSDRVVAIDAYCPHMGAHLAEGKVEGDGIRCFFHNWKYDSCGICVDVPSLGKPLPVCIKTWHTAEKYGMIWVWVGEEKPSSLPFVPELEQADCDYILGTRFVKNCHPNVLLINAIDAHHFNTVHNLPLEIVFDSQNLNPNAIVFSNTTRGGDDSWLIRLIRPLYRNEVTYSMCYWYGSTGTVTLGPDFLHFYIIFTLRMIEGGKTEGQTILVTPKRPGFWGWVLNRGLLWLTQQVGNYFAKGDTQVFQTIQFDLKTPTKADQSILEFIQHVNQQKALSWGKWETVNYPDIETLSILNTNSL; this is translated from the coding sequence ATGCCATCTACCAACCCAGACTTAAACTTTAATAATCCAACACAATTTATAGAGGGATGGTACTGGACATTACCATCAAAAAAATTAAAGCTTGGCCAGGTAAAAGCTATAACTTTGCTAGGTAGAAATCTGGCAATTTATCGGGGAGTTAGCGATCGGGTAGTAGCTATAGATGCTTATTGTCCACACATGGGCGCACATTTGGCAGAAGGTAAGGTAGAAGGTGATGGAATTCGTTGCTTTTTTCATAATTGGAAGTATGACAGTTGCGGAATTTGTGTAGATGTTCCTTCTCTCGGAAAACCGCTACCTGTGTGTATTAAAACTTGGCATACGGCAGAAAAGTACGGCATGATTTGGGTTTGGGTAGGAGAAGAAAAGCCAAGTTCGCTGCCTTTTGTACCAGAATTAGAACAGGCAGATTGTGATTATATATTGGGGACTCGATTTGTCAAAAACTGTCATCCCAATGTCTTACTAATTAATGCGATTGATGCTCACCACTTCAATACAGTACATAATCTGCCTTTAGAAATTGTTTTTGATTCTCAAAACCTCAACCCTAACGCTATTGTCTTCAGCAACACTACACGCGGAGGGGACGATTCTTGGTTAATTCGCCTAATTCGTCCTCTATATCGCAACGAAGTTACTTATAGTATGTGTTACTGGTATGGCAGCACTGGCACTGTGACGCTAGGCCCGGATTTTCTGCACTTCTACATTATATTTACACTGCGAATGATAGAAGGTGGCAAAACTGAAGGGCAAACAATTCTTGTCACTCCCAAGCGTCCGGGATTTTGGGGATGGGTTTTAAATCGTGGTTTGTTATGGTTAACTCAGCAGGTTGGTAATTACTTTGCTAAAGGGGATACACAGGTATTTCAAACAATTCAGTTTGATTTAAAGACTCCTACTAAAGCAGATCAATCTATTCTGGAATTTATTCAGCACGTTAATCAACAAAAAGCTTTAAGCTGGGGAAAGTGGGAAACTGTTAATTATCCAGATATTGAAACCCTATCAATACTTAATACTAATTCGCTATGA
- a CDS encoding D-aminoacylase, producing MLDLLIQNGLIFDGLGSPPVRGDIGIQNGRIVTLAPSLTTPAREVVDASGLWVTPGFIDIHTHYDLELEIAPGLSESVRHGVTSVVIGNCSLSVAIAEPQILADIFQRVETLSHRLIAKWLKKSVSWQTPAEYLQHLQQLPLGPNVAPMFGHSALRAYVMGLERSLTVQPTKFELKLMQRIARDAIDAGFIGISIDMFPWHRMSGEWQGCTIPSQHAKFNEYAMLADLCRHSDRVFQVTPNLQRLASFVDILRMGSGIGQKPLRLTVLSALDAVHDRKLWRIFSPLLFIWNRLLNGNVRFQTLTEPFTIYSDGSVTPLFEEFSTGAQLNGCQSREERQQLWASEIFRRQFRQEWLSKRRKSFHRQLDLMEVIHCPEASWQGLSFAQIARQKQQEPVDLFIHALQKYDTDLRWVATGANDRLKPRLAMMQHPHILPGFTDAGAHVRNLGYYDGALSLLKQAVTTKFLSPEAAICRVTGEPAGWFRLNTGVLKVGAKADIVLLDPNALNQPISPQVQISDPVLDGEPRMVKRGSDEIVQRVYINGVQVVCRGKVSDRLGREKLGTVLFP from the coding sequence ATGTTGGATTTGCTGATTCAAAACGGGTTAATTTTCGATGGCTTAGGTTCTCCACCAGTTCGCGGAGATATCGGCATTCAAAACGGCCGCATTGTCACCCTCGCACCCTCCTTAACTACCCCAGCGCGTGAGGTGGTTGATGCTTCTGGGTTATGGGTGACACCTGGATTTATAGATATTCATACTCATTACGATTTAGAGTTAGAAATTGCACCAGGATTGAGCGAATCAGTGCGTCATGGTGTTACCAGCGTGGTTATTGGTAACTGTAGCTTGTCCGTTGCGATCGCAGAACCCCAAATCTTGGCTGATATTTTTCAGAGGGTAGAGACACTTTCCCATCGGCTGATTGCAAAATGGTTGAAAAAGTCGGTTTCCTGGCAGACACCAGCAGAATATTTACAGCATTTGCAACAGTTACCTCTTGGCCCCAATGTTGCCCCAATGTTTGGACACAGTGCCTTACGCGCTTATGTGATGGGATTAGAACGCAGTTTAACGGTTCAGCCGACAAAATTTGAACTAAAACTTATGCAGCGCATAGCCAGAGATGCAATAGATGCTGGCTTTATTGGCATTTCTATTGATATGTTTCCCTGGCATCGGATGAGTGGAGAATGGCAAGGCTGTACAATTCCTTCTCAACACGCCAAATTTAATGAATATGCAATGTTAGCGGATTTATGTCGGCATAGCGATCGCGTTTTTCAAGTCACACCCAATTTACAACGGCTTGCTTCCTTTGTGGATATTCTGCGGATGGGTTCAGGAATTGGACAAAAACCACTGCGGCTAACTGTCCTCTCAGCCTTAGATGCCGTACACGATCGCAAACTATGGCGAATATTTTCCCCGCTACTATTTATTTGGAATCGGCTTCTAAATGGGAATGTGCGCTTTCAAACCCTAACCGAACCCTTCACCATTTACTCTGATGGGTCTGTGACTCCCTTATTTGAAGAATTCTCCACAGGCGCACAACTTAATGGCTGTCAGTCACGAGAAGAAAGACAACAACTATGGGCATCGGAAATTTTCCGTCGTCAGTTTCGCCAAGAATGGCTCAGTAAACGGCGTAAATCATTCCATCGTCAGTTAGATTTGATGGAAGTTATTCACTGTCCCGAAGCAAGTTGGCAAGGGTTAAGTTTTGCCCAAATTGCTCGTCAAAAGCAACAAGAACCAGTGGATTTGTTTATCCACGCATTACAAAAATACGATACAGATTTACGCTGGGTGGCGACAGGAGCGAATGATCGCCTAAAACCCCGTTTAGCGATGATGCAGCATCCCCATATTTTGCCTGGTTTTACCGATGCTGGCGCTCACGTCCGTAACCTGGGCTACTATGATGGAGCTTTGTCTTTGCTCAAACAAGCAGTTACAACGAAGTTTCTTTCACCAGAAGCTGCAATTTGCCGCGTTACTGGAGAACCTGCTGGTTGGTTTCGTCTTAATACGGGAGTTCTCAAAGTTGGTGCGAAAGCGGATATAGTTTTACTCGATCCCAATGCTTTAAATCAGCCAATTAGCCCGCAAGTGCAGATATCAGATCCGGTTTTAGATGGTGAACCTCGGATGGTTAAGCGTGGTTCGGATGAGATTGTACAAAGGGTTTATATTAATGGGGTTCAGGTTGTTTGTCGGGGTAAGGTGAGCGATCGCTTGGGGCGTGAAAAGTTGGGAACTGTTTTGTTTCCTTGA
- a CDS encoding AAA family ATPase produces MLQRLYIHNFRCLENFELPIKGMPSALLIGKNGSGKSTTAAALEVLQKIGRGINRVGQLVQSKDFARGRSDVPIRFEIEVLIESKLYKYALALELPERFKELRVFEEQLLVSGDPIYSRKEAKVTLHNSSQNYEAQFLVDWHLVALPVIQEQSETDPLRMFKTWLAHMIILAPIPSLMTGDSNGDTLEPKRDGSNFGEWFSGLLSRYPAAYTEVVQYLREVMPDIKDFLNELIGKDSKSMIVRFQENNANLSVDFEALSDGEKCFFLCSVVLAANESYGPLFCFWDEPDNYLAISEVGHFLTSLRRSFKNVGQILVTSHNPEAIRKFSNENTFVLDRKSHLEPTLIRLLSDLSFQGDLVDALIRGDIEL; encoded by the coding sequence ATGCTCCAAAGACTATATATACACAACTTCAGATGCCTAGAAAACTTTGAACTGCCCATAAAGGGGATGCCATCTGCTCTCTTGATTGGAAAAAACGGTTCAGGTAAATCAACTACTGCTGCTGCATTAGAGGTACTTCAGAAGATTGGTCGAGGCATAAATAGAGTTGGTCAACTTGTCCAGTCAAAGGATTTCGCTCGTGGAAGGTCTGATGTTCCGATCAGGTTTGAAATAGAAGTATTAATTGAAAGTAAATTATACAAATATGCGCTTGCTTTAGAGTTGCCAGAAAGATTTAAAGAACTTCGAGTTTTTGAAGAGCAGCTGCTAGTTTCAGGAGATCCAATATACTCTCGAAAAGAAGCCAAAGTCACTCTTCACAACAGTTCACAAAATTATGAGGCTCAGTTTTTGGTTGATTGGCATCTTGTCGCCCTTCCAGTAATTCAGGAGCAATCAGAAACTGATCCACTCCGTATGTTCAAGACTTGGCTTGCTCACATGATTATTTTAGCCCCCATCCCAAGCTTGATGACAGGAGACTCCAACGGCGACACTTTGGAGCCAAAACGGGATGGTTCAAACTTTGGAGAGTGGTTTTCTGGATTATTGAGTCGATATCCTGCTGCGTACACAGAGGTTGTCCAATATCTCCGTGAAGTTATGCCTGATATTAAGGATTTTCTGAATGAACTAATCGGCAAAGACTCCAAAAGCATGATTGTTCGGTTTCAAGAAAATAATGCGAATCTGAGTGTTGACTTTGAAGCCTTATCTGACGGAGAAAAATGCTTTTTTCTTTGCTCTGTTGTCTTAGCTGCCAACGAATCATACGGCCCTCTTTTCTGCTTCTGGGATGAGCCTGACAACTATCTCGCAATATCAGAAGTTGGACATTTTCTAACATCACTACGACGCTCATTTAAGAATGTTGGTCAAATTTTGGTGACATCTCATAATCCTGAAGCAATCCGAAAATTTTCAAATGAAAATACCTTTGTACTTGATCGGAAAAGCCACTTAGAGCCAACTTTAATCAGATTGCTCAGTGATCTGTCTTTTCAAGGTGATCTTGTAGATGCCTTGATTCGTGGTGATATAGAACTATGA
- a CDS encoding 2Fe-2S iron-sulfur cluster-binding protein — translation MSDFCKISFPGTDYLPLTLQPHKNLSEHLTIQNSPIFFGCRTGICGTCLIEVIGDIPPAQPDEQEMLETLAANIPNIRLACQLELTGNVQFRKV, via the coding sequence ATGTCTGACTTTTGTAAGATATCTTTTCCTGGAACTGATTACCTTCCCCTGACTCTGCAACCCCATAAAAATTTATCCGAACATCTCACGATTCAGAATTCACCTATTTTCTTTGGTTGTCGGACTGGTATTTGTGGCACTTGTCTGATTGAGGTTATTGGTGATATTCCTCCTGCTCAACCTGATGAACAGGAAATGTTGGAGACGTTAGCAGCTAATATTCCGAATATTCGGTTAGCTTGTCAGCTTGAGCTTACAGGTAATGTTCAATTTCGTAAGGTTTAG
- a CDS encoding aromatic ring-hydroxylating dioxygenase subunit alpha, with protein sequence MQIFNNWNVIAKGWYIACSIHEIPKKTAKSIDVCGHKIAIFRGEDGQVHALDAYCPHLGTDLGIGKVDGNWIRCAFHHWAFDETGLCQNIPCQSEIPTQAKLQAYATEEKYGFIWIYPDAKAPEGVADFDDLKGKEIVAQADIAFERSCHHHICMMNGIDAQHLKTIHHLDIKMDLSLHRSELGSQIDFTMRGQFPQTTWREKLGQRFLGSTYQYSMRYAHGCIGLLTMMKDVRLFPPLFMIYAYTPIASERTRIQPIYVTEKRKGIVGYLLSQFLLFCTRLAYYMLRDEDGKIYDNIRFNPKLLLSIDRPLAEYMEYVNQLKPSRWSKNRGVE encoded by the coding sequence ATGCAAATATTCAATAATTGGAATGTAATTGCTAAGGGTTGGTATATTGCCTGCTCTATTCATGAAATCCCTAAAAAAACAGCAAAATCGATAGATGTGTGTGGTCATAAAATTGCCATTTTTAGAGGTGAAGATGGGCAAGTACACGCTTTAGATGCTTACTGTCCTCATTTGGGAACAGATTTAGGAATTGGGAAGGTTGATGGTAATTGGATTCGTTGTGCATTCCATCATTGGGCATTTGATGAAACAGGGCTTTGTCAAAATATTCCCTGTCAATCAGAAATTCCTACTCAAGCTAAATTACAAGCTTATGCAACAGAAGAAAAGTATGGATTTATCTGGATTTATCCAGATGCTAAAGCACCAGAAGGAGTGGCTGATTTTGATGACTTGAAGGGAAAAGAAATTGTTGCACAAGCTGATATTGCATTTGAAAGAAGTTGTCATCACCATATTTGTATGATGAATGGGATTGATGCTCAACATTTAAAAACAATTCATCATTTAGATATCAAAATGGATCTATCGCTACATCGCAGCGAATTAGGCTCACAAATTGACTTTACAATGCGGGGACAATTCCCTCAAACTACTTGGAGAGAAAAGTTAGGTCAAAGATTTCTTGGTTCTACATATCAGTATTCAATGCGTTATGCTCATGGTTGCATTGGTTTGTTAACAATGATGAAGGATGTCAGGCTTTTTCCGCCACTGTTTATGATATATGCTTATACTCCCATTGCATCGGAAAGAACGAGAATTCAACCGATTTATGTGACTGAAAAACGTAAAGGTATTGTGGGATATTTGCTGAGTCAGTTTTTGCTATTCTGTACTCGCTTGGCTTACTATATGCTCAGAGATGAGGATGGCAAAATTTACGACAATATTCGTTTTAATCCGAAGTTGCTCCTTAGTATTGATCGGCCATTAGCTGAATATATGGAGTATGTAAATCAGCTAAAACCGTCTCGATGGTCAAAAAATAGGGGTGTAGAATAG
- a CDS encoding aromatic ring-hydroxylating dioxygenase subunit alpha, which yields MQFADFWYIVALSEQLQPNQVLSRTVLGEWLAIFRGEDGQPVALRDRCLHRNSRLSSGKICNGALQCPYHGWVYDGVGNVIAVPAEGDDFKPSPQRRAKGYATKEQDGYVYVRLADTPKVDFEPFSMPHYGQTGWETVRVINRFANNVINCAENFIDIPHTAFVHPGVFRTSRQEKLEMTVERWNGSVLVEYRNENSNLGWYSRFLNLQGAEIKHSDRFYMPNITSVEYNMAHNRHLFITSQSIPETDNSTLVYTDVTYNYGIWNKLARPFVRWTAQHIIRQDVEILGIQGEAIAKYGTQFYNTPADTIHIFVESIIAAISRGEDPRLLPNQSVKVTFWV from the coding sequence ATGCAATTTGCAGATTTCTGGTATATTGTCGCACTCAGCGAACAGTTACAACCTAACCAAGTATTATCACGCACCGTTTTAGGAGAATGGTTAGCGATATTTCGCGGTGAAGATGGACAACCCGTAGCTTTGCGCGATCGCTGTTTACACCGCAATAGCCGTCTATCATCAGGTAAAATCTGTAACGGTGCTTTACAGTGTCCCTATCATGGTTGGGTATACGACGGGGTTGGGAACGTTATCGCTGTTCCAGCTGAAGGAGATGATTTTAAACCTTCCCCACAGCGTCGAGCCAAGGGTTACGCTACCAAAGAACAGGATGGCTATGTTTATGTGCGGTTAGCCGATACCCCAAAGGTTGATTTTGAACCCTTTTCTATGCCTCACTACGGACAAACAGGATGGGAGACGGTACGGGTAATTAACCGTTTTGCTAATAATGTTATTAATTGTGCAGAGAACTTTATTGATATTCCCCATACGGCTTTTGTTCATCCTGGTGTTTTCCGTACTTCCCGCCAAGAAAAGTTAGAGATGACTGTTGAACGGTGGAATGGTTCGGTTTTGGTGGAGTATCGCAACGAAAACAGTAATTTGGGATGGTACAGCCGTTTTCTGAATTTGCAGGGTGCAGAGATTAAACATAGCGATCGCTTTTATATGCCAAATATTACCTCTGTGGAGTATAATATGGCACATAATCGGCATTTGTTCATTACCAGTCAATCTATTCCAGAAACCGATAATTCAACTCTGGTTTACACCGATGTCACTTATAACTATGGTATTTGGAATAAATTAGCACGTCCCTTTGTGCGGTGGACTGCTCAACACATTATCCGCCAAGATGTGGAAATTTTGGGTATTCAGGGGGAAGCGATTGCTAAATACGGGACACAATTTTATAATACGCCTGCGGACACAATTCATATATTTGTAGAGTCAATTATAGCGGCTATATCTCGTGGAGAAGATCCGCGTTTATTGCCAAATCAATCAGTAAAAGTTACATTTTGGGTTTAA
- a CDS encoding Mpo1-like protein — MININSNPKQKLKNKINSQITDHPFTDYWDIFILKHQHPINITLHILGILFFYSLLFYTWKLQNFWLILGLPLTQLVGLTGHFLFERSHIDLQDAVFSWRASYCLGKMLFRILTGKYRDDIRQRQEILNNYLSNNYANIQ; from the coding sequence ATGATTAATATCAATTCTAATCCTAAACAAAAACTGAAAAATAAAATTAATAGTCAAATTACAGATCATCCTTTTACAGATTATTGGGATATTTTTATTCTTAAACATCAACATCCAATTAATATTACTTTACACATTCTGGGAATATTATTTTTTTACAGTTTACTTTTTTATACTTGGAAGTTGCAAAACTTTTGGTTGATCTTGGGCTTACCGTTAACTCAATTGGTGGGATTAACCGGACATTTTTTATTTGAGCGTAGTCATATTGATTTACAAGATGCTGTTTTTTCTTGGCGGGCTTCTTATTGTTTAGGTAAAATGTTATTTAGAATTTTGACAGGTAAATATCGAGATGATATTCGCCAACGACAAGAAATATTAAATAATTATCTATCAAACAATTATGCAAATATTCAATAA
- a CDS encoding cysteine peptidase family C39 domain-containing protein yields MGFNARPVRATPELIESLDRISLPAIIHWKGYHWVVLYAQKDRKYVIADPAVGIRKLNHQELLEGWANGVMLLLTPDETRFYQQESDKIDGFGRFLKRVLPYSKILAEAIAINIVVGLLSLAYPLMMQLLTDDVLVRGDIQLLTTVAIAVITLNIFQAAIGIVQSHLVGQYAQRLELGLILDYGYKLLRLPLSYFEARRSGEVVSRIDDIERVHNLVSQIVLGLPSQFFIAVISGSSGAFMVVTKF; encoded by the coding sequence TTGGGTTTTAATGCCCGTCCAGTCAGAGCAACTCCCGAATTAATAGAAAGCTTGGATAGAATTTCTCTGCCTGCCATCATTCACTGGAAAGGATATCACTGGGTTGTATTGTACGCACAAAAAGATCGGAAATATGTTATTGCCGACCCAGCAGTAGGTATTCGCAAGCTCAACCATCAAGAGTTATTAGAGGGATGGGCGAATGGTGTCATGCTGTTATTAACTCCAGATGAAACTCGTTTTTATCAACAGGAGTCGGATAAAATAGACGGCTTTGGACGTTTCCTCAAAAGAGTTTTACCCTATAGCAAAATCCTTGCAGAAGCGATCGCAATCAATATTGTAGTTGGACTTCTTTCTCTGGCTTATCCTTTAATGATGCAGCTCCTTACAGATGATGTTTTGGTGAGGGGAGATATACAGCTATTAACTACCGTAGCCATTGCGGTTATTACCTTAAATATTTTTCAAGCTGCTATTGGTATTGTTCAATCTCACTTGGTAGGACAATATGCTCAAAGGCTAGAGTTAGGATTAATTTTAGATTACGGGTATAAACTCCTCCGCTTACCCTTATCTTACTTTGAAGCCCGTCGCAGTGGGGAAGTTGTTAGCCGCATTGATGATATAGAAAGAGTTCATAATCTAGTTTCTCAAATTGTTTTGGGTTTACCCAGTCAATTTTTTATCGCTGTCATTTCTGGTTCTTCCGGTGCTTTTATGGTGGTTACTAAATTTTAG